In Leucobacter sp. CX169, a single genomic region encodes these proteins:
- a CDS encoding ABC transporter permease, translating into MSAITRSRLRARDLLTLGFHGLRARPMRAVLSSLGIAIGIAAMVSVIGISTSSQARVQEELSKLGTNLLTVTGGTDIIGQPAPLSREALSQIRRLPNVLQASSTGTIKDVFVFRSAEIDRSATGGLSVAAADLNLLQATGATLLFGNWLNDATAKYPVVVLGRTTAERLGVQTPGTLVTLGEQQFAVAGVLDFSPLAPELDSMALIGEPIATELFGYDGSPSTIYERSTDEAVAEVRGLLPPTINPQAPSEVKVSRPSDALAAQNTVDQAFTGLLIGVGSIALLVGGIGVANTMVITVLERRREIGLRRALGATKRHIRLQFLFEAMLLSAYGGFAGAILGWVITAIAAGANGWKLAIPPAVLVAAVGVTIAVGAIAGLLPAIRAANTSPTAALNA; encoded by the coding sequence ATGAGCGCCATCACGCGCTCCCGCCTGCGCGCCCGCGACCTCTTGACGCTCGGGTTTCACGGGTTGCGCGCACGCCCCATGCGGGCCGTGCTGTCCTCGCTTGGCATTGCGATCGGCATTGCCGCGATGGTGTCGGTCATCGGCATCTCGACTTCGAGCCAGGCGCGGGTGCAGGAAGAGTTGTCCAAGCTCGGCACGAATCTGCTCACGGTCACCGGGGGCACCGACATCATCGGCCAGCCGGCGCCCCTTTCCCGGGAGGCGCTGTCGCAGATTCGGCGTCTGCCCAACGTGCTCCAGGCGAGCTCGACCGGCACGATCAAGGACGTGTTTGTGTTCCGCAGCGCCGAGATCGATCGCTCAGCCACGGGCGGGCTCTCGGTCGCGGCCGCAGACCTCAACCTGCTCCAGGCGACTGGCGCGACCCTCCTGTTCGGCAACTGGCTGAACGACGCGACGGCGAAGTACCCCGTAGTGGTGCTCGGCCGAACGACTGCCGAGCGCCTCGGCGTGCAGACGCCAGGCACGCTGGTCACCCTCGGCGAGCAACAGTTTGCCGTCGCAGGGGTGCTCGACTTCTCGCCCCTCGCTCCCGAACTCGACTCAATGGCGCTGATCGGCGAGCCGATCGCCACAGAGCTCTTTGGTTACGACGGCAGTCCGAGCACGATCTACGAGCGCTCGACCGACGAAGCGGTGGCCGAGGTGCGGGGGCTGCTTCCGCCCACCATCAACCCGCAGGCTCCGAGCGAGGTCAAGGTGAGCCGCCCGTCCGATGCGCTCGCTGCACAAAACACCGTCGATCAGGCGTTCACCGGACTGCTCATCGGCGTGGGATCGATCGCGCTGCTCGTCGGCGGTATCGGCGTCGCGAACACCATGGTGATCACGGTGCTGGAACGGCGTCGCGAGATCGGGTTGCGCCGGGCCCTCGGCGCGACGAAGCGACACATCCGACTGCAGTTCCTATTCGAAGCCATGCTGCTGTCGGCATATGGCGGTTTCGCCGGCGCGATCCTGGGTTGGGTCATTACGGCTATCGCAGCCGGGGCGAACGGCTGGAAGCTCGCCATTCCGCCGGCGGTGCTCGTCGCCGCGGTGGGCGTGACGATTGCTGTGGGCGCGATTGCGGGGCTGCTCCCGGCAATTCGCGCGGCGAACACCTCCCCCACTGCCGCGCTCAACGCGTAG
- a CDS encoding glycoside hydrolase family 3 protein, with translation MNAIDQPQPPVDDRYRDSTIPVSKRVEILLGQMTLEEKAGLCFHTMIAPGSRGEIEAENPVMPVPSTTKLVLEQGMTHFNVLGAAPSGREFAEWHNAVQRLAASTRLGIPVTLSTDPRHHFSENPGASILAGPFSQWPETLGFGAIGDDRLMETFADIARQEYAAVGLRVALHPQIDLATEPRWGRQNGTFGENAELTSRLGAAYIRGFQGAALGPESVATMTKHFPGGGPQQGGEDPHFAHGREQVYPGGNFEYHLKPFLAAFEAGTSQIMPYYGLPVGTEYEEVGFGFNKSVITGLARERFGFDGIVCTDWGLLSDDEVLGVPFPARAWGVEHLSIAERMLKVIEAGVDQFGGEALPELLVELVRGGRIDEARLDQSARRLLREKFVLGLFDSPFVDEDAAERIVGNADFVAQGAQAQRAALTVLAHGDETPELPLPKGVRIFAEGFAEEALAPFGVAVQNPDDADVAILRLSAPFEPRPGFESFFHQGSLAFEEEEIARVTAISGRVPTVLVVYLDRPAILTPFVGKAALVADFGAAQDAVLDVLFGDATAQGRLPFELPSSMAAVEANRPDVPSDTKDPLFPFGHGIAL, from the coding sequence ATGAATGCAATAGATCAACCGCAGCCACCCGTCGATGATCGCTATCGAGATTCCACGATTCCCGTGTCGAAGCGTGTCGAGATCCTGCTCGGACAGATGACGCTCGAGGAGAAAGCGGGGCTCTGCTTTCACACCATGATCGCCCCGGGCAGCAGGGGCGAAATTGAAGCCGAAAATCCCGTGATGCCCGTACCGTCCACGACGAAGCTCGTGCTCGAACAGGGCATGACGCACTTCAATGTGCTCGGCGCGGCGCCGTCCGGGCGAGAGTTTGCCGAGTGGCACAACGCGGTGCAGCGGCTGGCCGCATCGACCCGGCTCGGAATTCCGGTGACCCTGTCGACTGACCCGAGGCACCACTTCTCGGAAAACCCGGGCGCCTCGATCCTGGCCGGCCCGTTTTCACAGTGGCCGGAGACACTTGGGTTTGGGGCGATCGGAGACGACCGCCTCATGGAAACGTTCGCCGACATCGCGCGCCAGGAATATGCCGCGGTCGGCCTGAGAGTCGCCCTCCACCCCCAGATTGACCTCGCCACCGAGCCTCGATGGGGTCGCCAGAACGGCACCTTCGGCGAGAATGCCGAGCTGACCTCAAGGCTCGGGGCCGCCTACATTCGAGGCTTTCAGGGCGCCGCGCTCGGCCCCGAATCGGTCGCGACCATGACGAAGCATTTCCCCGGGGGAGGGCCGCAGCAGGGCGGGGAAGACCCGCACTTCGCGCATGGCCGCGAGCAGGTCTACCCCGGAGGAAACTTCGAGTATCACCTCAAGCCGTTCCTCGCTGCCTTTGAGGCAGGCACGAGCCAGATCATGCCGTACTACGGCCTGCCGGTGGGCACCGAATACGAGGAGGTCGGGTTCGGGTTCAACAAGTCGGTCATCACTGGCCTCGCCCGCGAGCGATTCGGATTCGACGGCATTGTCTGCACGGACTGGGGACTGCTCAGCGACGACGAGGTTCTGGGGGTGCCGTTCCCCGCCCGTGCCTGGGGCGTCGAGCACCTCTCTATTGCAGAGCGGATGCTTAAGGTGATCGAGGCCGGTGTCGACCAGTTCGGCGGCGAAGCCCTCCCCGAGCTCCTCGTGGAACTGGTGCGCGGCGGCCGCATCGACGAGGCGCGGCTCGACCAGTCGGCGCGGCGCTTGCTGCGCGAGAAGTTCGTGCTCGGCCTGTTCGATTCGCCGTTTGTCGACGAGGACGCTGCGGAGCGCATCGTGGGGAACGCGGATTTCGTCGCGCAGGGAGCGCAGGCGCAGCGTGCCGCCCTCACCGTGCTCGCTCATGGTGATGAGACCCCCGAGCTGCCGCTGCCCAAGGGGGTGCGGATCTTCGCGGAGGGATTCGCCGAAGAAGCGCTGGCCCCGTTCGGCGTGGCAGTGCAGAACCCGGACGATGCGGACGTTGCGATCCTGCGCCTCTCGGCGCCGTTCGAGCCTCGCCCGGGCTTCGAGAGCTTCTTCCACCAGGGCTCGCTCGCGTTTGAGGAGGAAGAGATTGCGCGCGTCACCGCGATCTCGGGCCGAGTGCCGACCGTGCTGGTCGTGTATCTGGATCGTCCGGCGATTCTTACCCCGTTCGTGGGCAAGGCGGCGCTGGTCGCGGACTTTGGTGCCGCGCAGGACGCGGTGCTCGACGTGCTCTTCGGCGACGCCACCGCCCAGGGACGCTTGCCGTTCGAGCTGCCGTCGAGCATGGCCGCGGTCGAGGCGAACCGGCCCGACGTGCCCTCGGACACGAAGGACCCGCTGTTTCCGTTCGGGCACGGGATCGCGCTCTAG
- a CDS encoding TetR/AcrR family transcriptional regulator — MAARGSYAKGIAKRDEILTTALEVIATNGYRKTTIRELATAVNLSQTGLLHYFGTKEDLFIEVLRKRDEVDSAMFGGSFGQIDASANIIDVFMQVIQHNTEVPGLVHLYTQFASEASEPGHPAHQYFLERSEKLKSTFSGAIRSQQDDGTLADSIDADRVATLLMSASDGLQVQWLLDPSVDMISHISLLWASLTRP; from the coding sequence ATGGCAGCACGAGGTTCATACGCGAAAGGCATCGCAAAGCGCGACGAGATTCTCACGACCGCGCTCGAGGTGATCGCCACAAACGGGTATCGCAAGACAACCATCCGCGAGCTTGCGACCGCCGTGAATCTCAGCCAGACCGGCCTGTTGCACTACTTCGGCACCAAGGAGGACCTCTTTATTGAGGTGCTCCGCAAGCGTGACGAGGTCGATTCAGCCATGTTCGGTGGCAGTTTTGGGCAGATCGACGCGAGCGCGAACATCATCGACGTCTTCATGCAGGTCATCCAGCACAACACCGAGGTTCCGGGGCTCGTGCACCTCTACACGCAATTTGCCTCAGAGGCGTCCGAGCCAGGCCACCCCGCACACCAGTACTTTCTCGAGCGCTCGGAAAAACTCAAGTCAACATTCTCCGGGGCGATTCGCTCGCAGCAGGACGACGGGACGCTCGCAGACTCCATTGATGCAGATCGCGTGGCCACACTCCTCATGTCGGCGAGCGACGGCCTGCAGGTGCAGTGGCTCCTCGACCCGTCGGTGGACATGATCTCGCACATCTCGCTGCTCTGGGCAAGCCTCACCCGCCCCTAA
- a CDS encoding glycoside hydrolase family 3 C-terminal domain-containing protein: MTPSDSPHPALSVLAALTLEQKVGLTSGRDFWTTKEAPGVPSIMLTDGPHGVRKQAESSDHLGLSDSIPATCFPPAVALGSSFDTELLEEVGVALGQEAKAEGVGVLLGPGVNIKRSPLCGRNFEYLSEDPYVSGVMGAALVNGLQSQGVGGSLKHFAANNQETDRMRVSSDIDERPLREIYLRGFQRVVEDAQPWTVMCSYNRINGVHASQDPWLLTDVLRGEWGFTGLVVSDWGAVVDRVASLAAGLDLEMPSRGGRGDSAVIAAVEAGTLDQAVVDTGAARVIDLVQKAVAGADANASYDAEAHHQLARKAAAASVVLLKNDGILPVGAGMKVAVIGELSRTPRFQGAGSSQINPTKVESALDELRAFDSSISFAAGYDNDGGQSDAQTADAVAVASAAETVLLFLGVPAAQESEGFDRDDLELPAAQLALLDAVLAANPRTVVVLSNGGVVRVSGFADRVPALVEGWLLGQAGGGGVADVLYGHVNPSARLTETIPLRLEDTAAYLNFPGDHGHVRYGEGIFVGYRWFDAKKLEVSYPFGHGLSYTSFAYSNASVSAHEHGLTARVTITNTGSLAGAEVVQAYVSLPGSAVTRAPRELKGFAKVTLDVGESREVELAIRRQDLAYWDTRVSQWIVEGGDYTVEIGSSSRDIRATAAAAVTGDAVSVPLTMESSIGEVMADPIAGPIIIQSMGGGSGEGLFADPTVLRMLASAPIGRMLGFPGTGVDLAQVEGLLAMANAGVVPPMPEQ, encoded by the coding sequence ATGACCCCCTCGGACTCCCCCCACCCGGCGCTGAGCGTGCTCGCGGCGCTGACGCTCGAGCAGAAGGTCGGCCTTACGAGCGGTCGCGATTTTTGGACGACGAAGGAGGCGCCCGGCGTCCCGTCGATCATGCTCACCGACGGCCCGCACGGTGTGCGCAAGCAGGCCGAAAGCTCTGACCATCTCGGGCTCTCGGACAGCATTCCCGCAACCTGCTTCCCGCCGGCGGTCGCCCTCGGTTCAAGCTTTGACACCGAGCTCCTGGAGGAGGTCGGCGTCGCCCTTGGGCAGGAGGCGAAGGCGGAGGGCGTCGGGGTGCTGCTCGGCCCCGGCGTGAACATCAAGCGCTCGCCGCTCTGCGGCCGAAACTTCGAGTACCTCTCGGAAGACCCGTACGTCTCGGGCGTCATGGGCGCCGCCCTCGTGAACGGCCTCCAGTCGCAGGGCGTCGGTGGCTCACTCAAGCACTTCGCCGCGAACAACCAAGAGACCGATCGCATGCGCGTCTCGTCCGATATCGACGAGCGCCCGCTCCGCGAGATCTACTTGCGCGGCTTCCAGCGCGTGGTCGAGGACGCGCAGCCGTGGACGGTCATGTGCTCGTACAACCGCATCAACGGCGTGCACGCCTCGCAGGATCCTTGGCTGCTCACCGACGTGCTGCGCGGCGAGTGGGGCTTCACGGGGCTCGTCGTCTCTGACTGGGGCGCCGTCGTCGACCGGGTGGCGTCGCTCGCCGCCGGCCTCGACCTCGAGATGCCGTCGAGAGGCGGTCGTGGCGACTCGGCGGTCATCGCCGCGGTCGAGGCCGGCACGCTCGACCAGGCTGTCGTTGACACCGGCGCGGCGCGGGTCATCGACCTCGTACAGAAGGCCGTGGCCGGCGCCGACGCGAACGCCAGCTACGACGCCGAGGCGCACCATCAGCTTGCCCGCAAGGCCGCGGCCGCGAGCGTCGTGCTGCTGAAGAACGACGGGATCCTGCCGGTGGGCGCCGGCATGAAGGTTGCCGTCATCGGCGAGCTATCGCGCACGCCCCGCTTCCAGGGCGCCGGCAGCTCGCAGATCAACCCGACCAAGGTTGAGAGCGCGCTCGACGAGCTGCGCGCCTTCGACAGCTCGATCTCCTTCGCCGCCGGGTACGACAACGACGGCGGCCAGAGTGATGCGCAGACGGCCGACGCGGTCGCCGTCGCATCCGCGGCCGAGACCGTACTGCTCTTCCTCGGCGTCCCTGCCGCCCAAGAGTCAGAGGGCTTCGACCGCGACGACCTCGAGCTCCCGGCAGCGCAGCTCGCGCTACTCGATGCGGTGCTCGCGGCGAACCCGCGCACCGTGGTGGTGCTCTCGAACGGCGGCGTGGTGCGAGTGTCGGGCTTCGCCGACCGGGTCCCCGCGCTGGTCGAGGGCTGGCTGCTCGGTCAGGCCGGGGGCGGCGGCGTCGCCGACGTCCTGTACGGCCACGTCAACCCGTCGGCCCGCCTCACCGAGACCATCCCGCTGCGCCTCGAGGACACCGCAGCCTACCTGAACTTCCCGGGCGATCACGGCCACGTGCGCTACGGCGAGGGGATCTTCGTCGGCTACCGCTGGTTCGACGCGAAGAAGCTCGAGGTGAGCTACCCCTTCGGGCACGGACTCTCGTACACCAGCTTCGCGTACTCGAACGCGAGCGTCTCCGCGCATGAGCACGGACTCACCGCTCGAGTCACGATCACGAACACCGGTTCGCTCGCGGGCGCTGAGGTCGTGCAGGCGTACGTCTCGCTGCCCGGCTCAGCCGTCACCCGGGCCCCGCGCGAGCTCAAGGGCTTCGCCAAGGTCACACTGGACGTCGGCGAGAGCCGCGAGGTCGAGCTCGCGATTCGCCGACAGGATCTCGCCTACTGGGACACGCGCGTCTCGCAGTGGATCGTCGAGGGCGGCGACTACACGGTGGAGATCGGGAGCTCGAGTCGAGACATTCGCGCGACGGCAGCTGCCGCAGTCACGGGAGACGCGGTCTCCGTCCCGTTGACGATGGAATCATCGATCGGCGAGGTCATGGCCGATCCGATTGCCGGCCCGATCATCATCCAGTCGATGGGCGGCGGTTCGGGCGAGGGACTGTTTGCCGACCCGACCGTGCTGCGCATGCTCGCGTCGGCCCCGATCGGCCGCATGCTCGGCTTCCCGGGCACCGGCGTCGACCTCGCCCAGGTCGAGGGTCTGCTCGCGATGGCGAACGCGGGCGTCGTCCCACCCATGCCCGAGCAGTAG
- a CDS encoding YdiU family protein translates to MSTPLHAPGMLRNQFARELPELSVPWRAADAPRPELLVLNEPLAREVGLDPEALRAADGLGLLLGTVLPEGSGPVAQIYAGHQFGGYSPRLGDGRALLLGELADARGGLVDLHLKGSGPTPLARADGFAVVGPMLREYLVSEAMHAMGVPTTRALAVVATGRTVRRDAEPMPGAVLARIASSHLRVGSFEYARYAGGPELLLRLVEHANRRHYPELAGSDNPARGLLGAVIEAQAALVARWMLLGFVHGVMNTDNTTISGETIDYGPCAFLDRYDPAAVFSSIDQQGRYAYGRQPEIALWNLTRFAEALVPVLGETQEAAIAAAEGELSGFGSAYDRHWTAGMRAKLGLASEVSDDEVSTLAGRLLGLMAEHRLDFTGTFRDLARVARGGAGAWAAPELTAWVADWTRLAPDTDAMDRVNPVYIPRNQVVDEALVAANAGDLTLFTGLLEAVSHPFDERPEYARFALPAPANLPPHRTYCGT, encoded by the coding sequence ATGAGCACACCACTGCACGCCCCAGGAATGCTGCGCAACCAGTTTGCGCGCGAGCTTCCCGAGCTGTCCGTGCCCTGGCGGGCGGCGGACGCCCCCAGGCCCGAACTCTTGGTGCTGAATGAACCACTCGCGCGTGAGGTCGGGCTCGACCCCGAGGCGCTGCGCGCCGCCGACGGCCTCGGGCTGCTGCTGGGCACCGTGCTGCCTGAGGGGAGCGGCCCGGTGGCCCAGATCTATGCCGGGCACCAGTTCGGCGGGTACTCCCCGCGTCTCGGCGACGGGCGGGCGCTGCTGCTTGGCGAACTCGCCGACGCGCGGGGCGGGCTCGTTGACCTGCACCTCAAGGGTTCGGGGCCCACCCCGCTCGCCCGGGCGGACGGGTTCGCGGTCGTGGGGCCAATGCTGCGCGAGTACCTCGTGAGCGAGGCCATGCACGCGATGGGCGTGCCCACCACGCGGGCGCTCGCTGTCGTCGCTACGGGCCGCACCGTGCGACGCGACGCCGAGCCCATGCCCGGCGCGGTACTCGCGCGAATCGCGAGCAGCCACCTGCGGGTCGGCAGTTTCGAGTACGCGCGATACGCGGGCGGCCCCGAGCTCCTCTTGCGCTTGGTGGAGCACGCGAATCGGCGCCATTACCCGGAGCTCGCGGGCTCGGACAATCCCGCACGCGGATTGCTCGGGGCCGTGATCGAGGCTCAGGCCGCGCTCGTCGCGCGGTGGATGCTGCTGGGCTTCGTGCACGGCGTGATGAACACGGACAACACGACCATTTCAGGGGAGACGATCGACTACGGACCGTGCGCGTTTCTCGACCGGTACGACCCCGCCGCAGTGTTCAGCTCGATCGACCAGCAAGGCCGCTACGCCTACGGGCGGCAGCCCGAGATCGCGCTCTGGAACCTCACGCGCTTCGCCGAGGCGCTCGTGCCGGTGCTGGGCGAGACGCAGGAAGCGGCGATTGCCGCCGCCGAGGGTGAGCTGTCCGGCTTTGGCTCCGCGTACGACCGGCACTGGACGGCCGGCATGCGAGCCAAACTGGGGCTCGCGTCTGAGGTGTCGGACGACGAGGTCTCGACGCTCGCCGGCCGGTTGCTCGGACTCATGGCGGAGCACCGCCTGGACTTCACGGGAACCTTCCGCGACCTCGCTCGGGTGGCGCGCGGCGGGGCTGGGGCCTGGGCCGCACCAGAGTTAACCGCGTGGGTGGCCGACTGGACGAGGCTGGCCCCCGATACCGACGCCATGGACCGCGTGAACCCGGTGTACATTCCCCGGAACCAAGTCGTCGATGAGGCCCTCGTCGCGGCGAACGCGGGCGACCTGACGTTGTTCACGGGGCTGCTGGAGGCGGTGTCGCACCCGTTCGACGAGCGGCCAGAGTATGCGCGCTTCGCGCTCCCCGCGCCGGCCAATCTTCCGCCGCACCGGACGTACTGCGGCACGTAG
- a CDS encoding MarR family winged helix-turn-helix transcriptional regulator, with protein sequence MAVIDAEQLQDRAVRELAMLRAVRSFGDAHDRMSSGMKQGMRMNPTDLATLRLLIMRSERGESVSPNEIAKHLRISTASTTKLLDRLSKTGHLRRVPHPSDRRAQVIELTDLSKAEFFRLFGPKLMAMRAAFAQFSDDELDAAARVIDAMGIALDPEAS encoded by the coding sequence ATGGCCGTGATTGACGCCGAGCAACTGCAGGACCGCGCAGTGCGCGAGCTTGCGATGTTGCGCGCCGTGCGCAGTTTCGGCGACGCACACGATCGCATGAGCAGCGGCATGAAGCAGGGCATGCGCATGAACCCGACGGACCTGGCGACGCTCCGCCTGCTCATCATGCGCAGTGAACGCGGGGAGTCAGTCAGCCCGAATGAGATCGCGAAGCACCTGCGCATCTCGACCGCGTCCACGACGAAGCTGCTAGATCGGCTGAGCAAGACGGGACACCTGCGGCGCGTGCCCCATCCCAGCGATCGCCGGGCGCAGGTCATCGAACTCACCGACCTCTCAAAAGCCGAGTTCTTTCGCCTGTTCGGGCCGAAACTGATGGCGATGCGGGCCGCGTTTGCGCAGTTCAGCGACGACGAGCTCGACGCGGCGGCCCGGGTCATTGACGCCATGGGCATCGCTTTGGACCCAGAGGCGAGCTGA
- a CDS encoding helix-turn-helix domain-containing protein, translating to MATAHALFHPVRLRIVQALLRDDQRTTRELHEQLRDVPIATLYRQMAHLVQTGIIEAADAQQVRGVSEKSYRLSPGFANPTPEDLATLGPEQLLTTFSVFSSGLLRDFEAYLEAGTTNLHADRVTFAQADVWASTDETDAFFADVSAALQRLLANKPGEGRRRRTLTTVLIPRPDSDPT from the coding sequence ATGGCCACCGCTCACGCCCTATTCCACCCCGTGCGCCTCCGCATCGTGCAGGCGCTCCTCCGCGACGACCAGCGCACCACGCGCGAACTTCACGAGCAGCTCCGCGACGTGCCCATCGCCACCCTCTATCGCCAGATGGCCCATCTCGTGCAGACGGGCATTATCGAAGCGGCTGATGCCCAGCAGGTTCGCGGTGTCAGCGAGAAGTCGTACCGGCTCTCGCCCGGCTTCGCGAACCCAACCCCCGAGGACCTCGCGACGCTCGGCCCCGAGCAACTACTGACGACGTTCAGCGTCTTCAGCAGCGGGCTCCTTCGCGATTTCGAGGCCTACCTTGAAGCGGGCACCACGAACCTCCACGCGGATCGAGTCACGTTCGCCCAGGCCGACGTCTGGGCAAGTACCGACGAAACGGACGCATTCTTCGCAGACGTCTCGGCGGCCCTCCAGCGGCTTCTGGCGAACAAGCCAGGCGAGGGCCGGCGCCGCCGCACGCTCACCACCGTACTGATCCCTCGACCCGACTCGGACCCCACATGA
- a CDS encoding ATP-binding cassette domain-containing protein codes for MNLAPDQLVPLIPVAVLALALDLFCIVDIVRRRHVLHLPRFVWAIIVLASFPFGAILYLVLGRGAKEPPAELALAQSAAAIPSDTAGYPRHAATAPTDPARSPANHPALRVEHVTKTFASGAGIRDISFTAQDRAVTAVIGPNGAGKTVLFSIIAGLVHADSGSARPESATARVAYCPDVPQFEPWLTAREVVSTSHVLSQSTGTLSASAALEQCGLGAVSERRVSDFSRGMLQRLGIAAALVLDPDILILDEPNSALDPIGRADVRALIAQQKQHRCIVLSSHLLSEVEQLADEIVVISEGQLVASGTTAEILTHRLSPVWTIRLGSPSPTPLDELAAALPGVTLMQASDTLITASFESFAAAETQLTRLVGLLAAPIIEVTLQDRDLDASFARIVQNQEQS; via the coding sequence ATGAACCTCGCACCTGACCAGCTGGTGCCGCTGATCCCCGTCGCCGTGCTCGCATTGGCACTCGACCTGTTCTGCATCGTCGACATCGTGCGCCGTCGTCACGTGTTGCACCTGCCGCGATTCGTGTGGGCGATCATCGTCCTCGCTTCGTTCCCGTTCGGCGCGATCCTGTACCTCGTGCTCGGTCGCGGCGCGAAAGAACCGCCCGCGGAACTCGCGCTCGCGCAGAGTGCCGCCGCGATTCCCAGCGACACCGCCGGATACCCGCGGCACGCTGCGACCGCGCCGACCGACCCCGCCCGGAGCCCCGCCAACCATCCCGCCCTCCGTGTCGAGCACGTCACGAAGACGTTTGCGTCCGGCGCCGGCATTCGCGACATCTCGTTCACCGCGCAGGATCGCGCCGTCACCGCGGTGATCGGCCCGAACGGAGCGGGCAAGACGGTGCTCTTCAGCATCATCGCGGGCCTCGTTCACGCCGATTCCGGTTCGGCGAGGCCCGAGTCCGCCACCGCCCGGGTGGCCTACTGCCCGGACGTGCCGCAGTTTGAGCCGTGGCTCACTGCGCGCGAGGTCGTTTCGACATCGCACGTCCTCTCGCAGTCCACCGGCACGCTGAGCGCGAGCGCGGCCCTCGAGCAGTGCGGACTCGGCGCCGTCTCAGAGCGCCGCGTCTCCGATTTCTCCCGCGGCATGCTGCAGCGCCTCGGCATCGCAGCCGCGCTCGTGCTCGACCCCGACATTCTGATCCTGGACGAGCCCAACAGTGCGCTCGACCCGATCGGTCGCGCAGACGTGCGAGCGCTCATCGCCCAACAGAAGCAGCACCGCTGCATCGTGCTCTCGAGTCACCTGCTGAGCGAGGTTGAACAGCTTGCCGACGAAATTGTCGTGATCAGCGAGGGCCAACTGGTTGCCTCCGGTACAACGGCCGAGATCCTGACGCACCGGCTGTCGCCAGTCTGGACGATTCGTCTGGGCTCCCCGTCCCCCACCCCGCTTGACGAGCTCGCCGCCGCGCTGCCTGGAGTCACCCTGATGCAGGCCTCTGACACCCTGATTACCGCATCCTTCGAGAGCTTCGCAGCGGCCGAAACGCAACTCACCCGCCTCGTCGGATTACTGGCTGCCCCCATCATCGAGGTCACGCTGCAAGACCGTGACCTCGACGCTTCCTTCGCCCGTATCGTCCAGAATCAGGAACAGTCATGA
- a CDS encoding ABC transporter: MSIALASARLESRRLLRSGLLLGLVAAFAFFGLSGPLLASYLPEILGAASGSDQFTIEAAPATATSALTMFNQSAMQLGLILAVAVAITALSWDSRPGSSIFYRVRLRRLSQLTVPRLATGWAVVAASYALGLAIAAGLTTATIGPVPWSLTLRVGLASIAYLVMSMAIGHLIMTLTRRTAPAISVAAILLIVLPVFSQVPFLSSWFPTTLLTATTASGADLVWPALSAVSLTAACVVVASLVATRQSLRRDA, encoded by the coding sequence ATGAGCATCGCCCTAGCCTCGGCTCGCCTCGAGTCTCGCCGCCTCTTGCGCTCGGGTCTCTTGCTCGGGCTCGTCGCCGCGTTCGCCTTCTTCGGGTTGTCCGGACCCCTCCTCGCCAGCTACCTGCCCGAGATCCTTGGCGCCGCGTCGGGAAGCGACCAGTTCACGATCGAGGCGGCCCCGGCCACCGCGACCTCCGCCCTCACGATGTTCAACCAGAGCGCCATGCAGCTCGGGCTGATCCTGGCGGTCGCGGTCGCGATCACCGCGCTGTCCTGGGACTCCCGGCCCGGCTCGTCCATCTTCTACCGCGTGCGCCTGCGGCGACTCAGCCAGCTCACGGTGCCACGGCTCGCGACCGGCTGGGCCGTGGTCGCCGCCAGCTACGCGCTCGGGTTGGCGATCGCGGCGGGTCTCACGACCGCCACCATCGGCCCGGTACCGTGGAGCCTCACGCTGCGCGTGGGTCTCGCCTCCATCGCCTACCTCGTGATGTCGATGGCGATCGGCCACCTCATCATGACGCTGACGAGACGGACGGCGCCGGCGATCTCGGTGGCCGCGATCCTGCTGATCGTGCTTCCGGTGTTCAGCCAGGTCCCATTCCTGTCGAGCTGGTTCCCCACGACGCTCCTGACCGCCACGACCGCGTCGGGTGCCGACCTGGTGTGGCCGGCGCTGAGCGCGGTCTCGCTCACAGCGGCCTGTGTGGTGGTGGCCAGCCTCGTCGCGACCCGCCAGTCGCTGCGCCGGGACGCGTAG
- a CDS encoding SRPBCC family protein, translating into MKTAHSVSVPTSVGRTFTFLSHTQNELQWRGSVEASRYLGANSPGVGVHGKTVAGPHSVAVHWVITDFEPGASLSWKLDGDPWSGGGTYVVTADERGSRVRASVVIRLKGIARLAEPILWVRSRRELREDLRRLAELLEASKTDVGLPAAA; encoded by the coding sequence ATGAAGACAGCGCATTCCGTATCGGTGCCGACCTCGGTCGGCAGGACCTTCACGTTTCTCTCGCACACGCAGAACGAATTGCAGTGGCGGGGGTCGGTTGAGGCCTCTCGCTACCTGGGGGCGAACAGCCCGGGAGTCGGGGTGCACGGGAAGACGGTCGCAGGGCCGCACTCGGTCGCGGTGCACTGGGTGATTACGGACTTCGAGCCCGGCGCCTCGCTCAGCTGGAAGCTGGACGGCGACCCCTGGAGCGGCGGGGGCACGTACGTGGTGACGGCCGATGAGCGCGGATCCCGGGTGCGCGCATCGGTCGTGATCCGGCTGAAAGGAATCGCCCGCCTGGCGGAGCCGATCCTGTGGGTCAGGTCGCGCAGAGAACTGCGGGAAGACCTGCGGCGGCTGGCGGAGCTCCTCGAAGCGTCGAAGACTGATGTCGGGCTGCCCGCTGCAGCGTAG